The following coding sequences lie in one Candidatus Eremiobacterota bacterium genomic window:
- a CDS encoding helix-turn-helix transcriptional regulator, with protein METDLSVFVEPALLILISLADRPKHGYSIMQDVQEMTGWAMRPGTLYGALGRMGRVGWIEETKSEDYRRRPYALTSDGQAELARQLAILNTLAQTGLKRSKKLSKTRRILSQ; from the coding sequence ATGGAAACCGATCTTTCTGTCTTCGTCGAACCGGCGCTGCTCATTCTTATCAGCCTGGCTGACCGACCGAAACACGGCTATTCGATCATGCAAGACGTCCAGGAAATGACTGGATGGGCGATGCGACCGGGCACGCTCTACGGCGCGCTCGGCCGCATGGGGCGCGTCGGCTGGATCGAGGAAACGAAGAGTGAAGATTACCGTCGCCGGCCTTACGCGTTGACTAGCGACGGCCAAGCCGAGTTGGCACGTCAACTCGCCATTTTGAACACGCTCGCGCAAACCGGCCTGAAACGAAGCAAGAAACTTTCTAAGACTCGGAGGATACTCTCGC